The following coding sequences are from one Cercospora beticola chromosome 4, complete sequence window:
- a CDS encoding uncharacterized protein (antiSMASH:Cluster_3), with protein MVFFKRLSRSRSRSNSQSYVDNNYDSRHDSKTYDDQGYAHSEPPRDRAIVAGDDYDRPPASAHSEKGPRLGDGFGKETSGGDMYSRRDRPVEVANQQAGNAFASGGYRENLSDRTRAASNGYDAPQAGKSDAAAPNLLIEAFNQAVRPYSDKIEGLESEIADLRAYIASLERQQNEVHAWIDKRGLRPDVPPAIAQIMDSASHASSPTHAAATLNAQLDRKITIVNFDLHRLQDDLNDSLPTPSFSACMLKFLPDISRLSSLPSGPRYAFDLLLKLGGNLNSHGGLENGDEEDIMERKAFYGRLDEAMVDVVKGRFREEGDSWGVQREIKRIEKTGAYLRNWGVEPYFPQTLEVMRDGGHGGMPTSSAQALPGGSAPEYA; from the exons ATGGTCTTCTTCAAACGCCTCTCCCGCAGTCGCAGTCGCTCCAATTCGCAATCCTACGTCGACAATAATTACGATTCGCGACACGACAGTAAGACCTACGACGACCAGGGCTACGCCCACTCGGAACCTCCCCGCGATCGAGCCATTGTTGCCGGGGACGACTACGACCGTCCTCCTGCCAGCGCGCACAGCGAGAAGGGTCCGCGCTTAGGTGACGGGTTCGGCAAGGAGACGTCTGGAGGAGACATGTACAGCAGGCGCGATCGTCCGGTGGAGGTTGCGAACCAGCAGGCCGGGAATGCGTTTGCGAGTGGTGGATATAGAGAGAATCTGTCGGATCGGACGAGGGCAGCGAGTAATGGATATGATGCACCGCAGGCTGGCAAgagcgatgctgctgcgccgAATCTGCTGATTGAGGCGTTCAACCAGGCGGTGCGACCTTACAGTGACAAGATTGAAGGTTTGGAGAGCGAGATTGCGGATTTGAGAGCGTACATTGCGAGCTTGGAGAGGCAGCAGAATGAAGTGCATGCTTGGATTGACAAGCGAGGGCTACGACCAG ACGTGCCTCCCGCGATCGCCCAAATCATGGACTCAGCGTCACACGCATCCTCGCCCACCCACGCGGCTGCCACACTGAATGCCCAGCTGGACCGCAAGATCACCATCGTCAACTTCGACCTTCACCGTCTCCAAGACGACCTCAACGATTCCCTTCCTACGCCCTCCTTCAGCGCTTGCATGCTGAAGTTCCTTCCCGACATCAGCCGCCTATCGTCCCTTCCCTCCGGGCCGAGATACGCTTTcgatctgctgctgaagctcgGCGGCAACCTCAACAGCCACGGAGGACTAGAGAATGGTGATGAGGAAGACATTATGGAAAGGAAGGCATTCTATGGACGTCTTGATGAGGCCATGGTCGACGTCGTGAAGGGTCGTTTCCGCGAGGAAGGCGACAGCTGGGGCGTGCAGCGCGAAATCAAGCGCATTGAGAAGACGGGAGCATACCTGAGAAATTGGGGCGTCGAGCCTTACTTCCCTCAGACTCTTGAAGTCATGAGAGACGGCGGTCATGGAGGCATGCCTACCAGCTCGGCGCAAGCCTTGCCTGGTGGAAGCGCGCCTGAATACGCGTAG